A window of the Zeugodacus cucurbitae isolate PBARC_wt_2022May chromosome 2, idZeuCucr1.2, whole genome shotgun sequence genome harbors these coding sequences:
- the LOC105221673 gene encoding insulin-like receptor isoform X2 has translation MDVNCERLILSADNGHSKSHSNGRVDMPRLRHDNNVVRAERGRRWSAAAAAAQRTQNSTDTGGGVQKLGSASEMALAMEIETNSSSVCIICRQRVEECCSRCCRNYSPPAIAESNDNTMRHQQQIFQDNARAWHNKSVDGCSHHSIPALPATTLTTKLVNGDESTPKPLERQAVQQNEQPQDTPVSVFQCCHCRRQQRRTHANDVSPAHVTAVTTPIRSATKSPPCSTPFHKPSIQNTTTTNIELTTTNAAAYTSSSSSSLASSLVLTTCTNCIEQHQSPVAATAATTGINSPALFGKALCTFQFLVLCIQVQLVQPVYEKIHSFLYKNNSNNSNSNSRNNNNNNNKQYTTNSNISNRNSKNVNNTNTNTKYNKRHANKKPQLQMLVWQEQPQQQQRPPFLRLMQQIRCNSYYNNNKNHIRMNIVNSNDNYANIYNTSQNEQQQYANANANQNSCNCRYLSNDICSQPQHHINYRTVQQKPQILQQHVHHHNLSIIPSSTSTSTSAPTPTPTPTTSTSTSHLQNNLQQHSHTTNQSRPHHYKRNYNKTASLQLQLQLQLQHLRHFKMPNLTFLYKLLLILSFLSLSLPSINAQTANAIATSSASSASSALNRNTIRTSPVALGRNETVCRSLDIRNSPSELSQLRNCTVIEGFLLITLMNQHNTQEFTQTFPLLTEVTEFIIIYRVHNLRSLSQIFPNLSIIRGTTLFEGYALIVYYNPHLEDLGLSKLTTISRGGVRLENNIVLCYVETIAWRRIVNSGAEIAIENNSKLIECPKCPGDTKAGKEDGGDTELVCKEFDGQRRCWNNKMCQKICPDSCKNNCIDEHTCCNDNCLGGCSPKNFDECISCRDFSIYNNTCIDKCPPNYFSYLDRRCLTAEECIAIGTKFENNKPQIIVPYDGKCSTRCPNGYNKIGSTCQACGDNCVNKCDGAHIDSVERAKDFTGCTHIVKNGLTISIKRGGKHLMEELESGLSSIQEISTFLKVQGTYGLTSLSFFKHLKRINGTELSENKFAIYALENNDLESVWGENRTVHIERGRVFFHFNPKLCYNEIEKLLPMMKENATFDKNEVATDSNGHKGSCNTELLNVTVSRIGSRVAVVEIINPLVFDDNRTFIGYQYFLMEDKYKNATKYSQRICDDGWIVGDPTKDEKYIFVNLQPYTQYAFYVKTWTISSEKRNAQSNIHHFKTKSAQPKFVQSLNAYAISSSEIAITWTPPANPQGNLTVYRVHATLDKRSQVLDSRNYCKDPAQIDKDDDAKDPTRDSAGGVTEPPNAANCKCDGEKSPNHSDIDTSEATIVAGIDFENTLQNFIYVKHTNDTKKPKAKSDDQNKASPTDMDAKRRRRRSEGNPEDSFLVRHMRAVPDNLENIILKTTSEDGSTEDATIITTVAPIERTTLGNKNASNNSDIHMDSTGQFYESFVRNVSVTTNKYVFQNLKHFSFYTIGVEACREPEDGATEKECSDIRMRFVRTKKMEGVDKVDNLRVALVQTNTTRSEVRINWDPPANPNGDVVSYTISYKKSEQDAVEEKRCITEVNYRNLTNGYRMQLPTGNYSIRVRANSLAGDGVYSEFVYIDIPPEKWSGALIAGICVAVFGIILLMGGVYWYVRRKYAPPNDIKIIPTVNPYYISLQYVQDGWEVERDRVIQLSPLGQGSFGMVYEGILKGLSGTEDTPCAIKTVNENATDRERINFLSEASVMKQFDTYHVVRLLGVCSVGQPALVVMELMKFGDLKSYLRAHRPDSVQGDEMPFRYRETGVQPPPLSRVFQMAIEIADGMAYLSAKKFVHRDLAARNCMVGSDLTVKIGDFGMTRDVYETDYYRKGDKGLLPVRWMPPESLRDGIYSTASDVFSYGVVLWEIVTLASQPYPGYSNDQVLRFVIEGGVMERPDNCPDKIYEIMQQSWEHRPSKRPSFFKIIRILLDHVHTDSEGYLSRFREVSYYFSNEGTQEREKERAESMHPSGDIFSEENEMDDATTPLRTDEFNEYKLNLANTSSVEHEGESPMAIDDDHPHSPYR, from the exons ATGGACGTTAATTGTGAGCGATTAATTTTGAGTGCGGACAACGGCCACAGCAAAAGCCACAGCAACGGTCGCGTCGATATGCCGAGGCTACGGCATGACAACAATGTAGTGCGGGCCGAGCGCGGTCGACGTTGGTCAGCGGCGGCAGCAGCGGCGCAGCGAACACAAAACTCTACAGATACGGGAGGGGGAGTGCAGAAGTTGGGTTCTGCAAGCGAAATGGCGTTGGCAATGGAGATCGAGACCAACAGTTCGAGCGTTTGTATCATCTGCCGTCAACGAGTGGAGGAGTGCTGCTCACGTTGTTGTAGAAATTACTCACCCCCAGCAATTGCTGAATCCAACGACAACACCATGCGACACCAGCAGCAAATCTTCCAGGATAACGCTCGCGCATGGCACAACAAAAGCGTCGACGGTTGTAGCCATCACTCAATACCTGCGCTGCctgcaacaacactaacaacaaagcTAGTTAACGGCGATGAGAGTACACCAAAACCGCTGGAACGACAAGCAGTGCAACAAAACGAGCAACCCCAGGACACGCCGGTGTCGGTGTTTCAGTGTTGCCACTGCCGACGGCAACAGCGACGAACTCACGCCAACGATGTGTCACCTGCTCATGTAACTGCGGTAACTACACCAATCAGATCAGCAACGAAATCGCCACCATGTTCAACACCTTTTCATAAGCCGTcaatacaaaatacaacaacaacaaatatagaaTTGACAACCACTAACGCAGCGGCGTAcacctcatcatcatcatcatcactggCATCATCATTAGTTCTAACCACCTGTACAAATTGCATCGAGCAACATCAAAGCCCGGTtgctgcaacagcagcaacaacaggtATAAATTCACCAGCGCTCTTCGGGAAAGCATTGTGCACATTTCAGTTTTTAGTGTTGTGCATTCAAGTACAACTGGTGCAGCCTGTTTATGAAAAAATCCAtagttttctttacaaaaacaatagtaaCAATAGTAATAGCAAtagtagaaacaacaacaacaataataacaaacaatatacaacaaatagtAATATTAGCAATAGAAATagcaaaaatgttaataatacgAATACGAATacgaaatacaataaaagacatgcaAATAAGAAGCCACAACTGCAAATGCTCGTATGGCAAGAgcagccgcaacaacaacaacgtcctCCATTCTTAAGACTGATGCAACAAATTCGCTGTAATTCCtactacaataataataaaaatcatattcgAATGAATATAGTCAATAGTAACGataattatgcaaatatatataatacatcacaaaatgagcaacaacaatacgcCAATGCTAACGCCAACCAGAATAgctgtaattgtagatatttAAGTAACGATATATGCTCGCAACCACAACATCACATTAACTACCGTAcagtacaacaaaaaccacaGATATTACAACAACATGTACATCACCATAATCTATCTATAATACCATCGTCAACGTCAACGTCAACGTCAGcgccaacgccaacgccaacgccaacAACATCCACATCAACATCACACCTACAAAACAATTTGCAGCAGCACAGTCACACCACAAATCAATCGAGACCGCATCACTACAAACGCAACTACAACAAGACCGCATCACTAcaactgcaactgcaactgcaactgcaacaTTTGCGTCACTTCAAAATGCCAAATCTAACATTTTTGTATAAGTTACTACTTATTCTATCGTTCCTATCACTGTCTCTGCCATCGATAAATGCGCAGACAGCAAACGCTATTGCGACATCATCGGCATCCTCGGCATCTTCGGCGCTTAACCGCAATACCATCCGCACATCACCGGTGGCTTTGGGTCGCAACGAGACTG TATGCCGCTCCTTAGATATACGCAACTCACCCAGCGAATTGAGCCAGTTGCGCAACTGCACGGTCATAGAAGGTTTCCTACTCATCACACTCATGAACCAACACAACACGCAGGAGTTCACACAGACCTTTCCATTGCTAACTGAAGTCACGgaattcatcatcatttatcGCGTTCACAATCTACGATCGCTATCACAAATATTCCCGAATTTGAGTATCATACGCGGTACAACACTGTTTGAAGGTTATGCCCTCATTGTCTACTACAATCCTCATTTGGAAGATTTGGGCCTGTCGAAACTGACGACCATATCGCGTGGTGGTGTACGCCTTGAGAACAATATCGTACTTTGTTATGTGGAGACAATAGCCTGGAGGCGGATTGTAAATAGTGGCGCCGAAATAGCAATCGAG AATAACAGCAAACTGATTGAGTGTCCCAAATGCCCGGGAGATACAAAGGCTGGCAAAGAAGACGGTGGCGATACTGAATTGGTCTGCAAGGAATTTGATGGACAAAGGCGTTGTTGGAACAATAAGATGTGCCAAAAGA TTTGCCCCGACAGCTGCAAAAACAATTGCATTGATGAGCACACTTGCTGCAATGATAATTGCCTTGGAGGATGTTCACCCAAAAACTTTGACGAATGCATCAGCTGTCGCGATTTCTCCATCTATAACAACACCTGCATCGATAAATGTCCCCCTAATTACTTCAGC TACTTGGATCGTCGCTGCCTCACAGCTGAGGAGTGTATTGCAATTGGTACCAAATTCGAAAACAACAAACCACAGATCATTGTGCCTTATGACGGCAAATGCTCCACCAGATGCCCGAATGGATACAACAAAATCGGCTCGACCTGCCAAGCGTGCGGCGACAACTGTGTGAACAAATGCGATGGTGCTCACATCGACAGTGTGGAGCGTGCGAAGGATTTCACTGGTTGCACGCATATTGTTAAAAACGGGCTAACCATAAGCATTAAGCGTGGCGGAA AACACTTAATGGAAGAGTTGGAATCGGGTCTGTCGTCCATTCAAGAAATCAGCACCTTTCTAAAAGTACAAGGTACATACGGTTTGACATCATTGTCGTTTTTCAAACATCTAAAGCGGATTAACGGTACTGAGCTCAGTGAAAACAA ATTTGCAATATACGCACTTGAGAATAATGATCTCGAATCAGTTTGGGGCGAAAACCGTACCGTACATATTGAAAGGGGTCGTGTATTCTTCCATTTCAATCCAAAGCTTTGTTACAATGAGATCGAGAAGCTGCTTCCGATGATGAAAGAAAATGCAACGTTCGATAAAAATGAAGTGGCCACGGATTCCAACGGTCATAAGGGGTCAT GTAACACAGAATTATTGAATGTTACGGTGTCCAGGATAGGGAGTCGCGTTGCGGTTGTGGAAATCATAAATCCATTGGTTTTTGATGATAATCGGACATTCATTGGTTATCAATACTTTTTAATGGAGGATAAGTACAAAAATGCCACCAAATATTCACAGCGCATCTGTGACGACGG CTGGATCGTTGGTGACCCAACCAAAGACGAAAAATATATCTTCGTAAATCTGCAACCATACACACAGTATGCATTCTATGTCAAAACTTGGACCATATCATCGGAGAAACGTAACGCACAGAGTAATATACATCATTTTAAAACGAAATCGGCACAACCTAAATTCGTACAAAGCTTAAACGCGTACGCAATATCGAGCTCAGAAATC GCAATTACATGGACGCCACCCGCGAATCCGCAAGGTAATCTTACAGTATATCGTGTGCATGCAACTCTCGACAAACGGAGTCAAGTTCTGGATTCACGTAACTACTGCAAGGATC CCGCCCAAATCGACAAAGACGATGATGCAAAGGATCCTACACGTGATAGTGCTGGTGGAGTGACTGAACCACCAAACGCTGCCAATTGCAAATGCGATGGTGAGAAATCGCCAAATCACAGTGACATCGATACCAGCGAGGCAACAATTGTTGCTGGCATTGACTTCGAGAATACGTTGCAGAATTTTATTTACGTAAA gcATACAAACGATACCAAAAAGCCGAAAGCTAAAAGTGATGATCAAAACAAGGCATCTCCCACTGATATGGATGCTAAACGACGTCGCCGACGAAGTGAAGGTAATCCTGAGGATAGTTTTCTTGTACGGCACATGCGTGCTGTGCCTGATAACCTCGAAAATATTATACTGAAGACAACGTCTGAAGACGGTAGTACGGAGGATGCGACCATTATAACCACAGTAGCACCAATCGAAAGAACCACGCttggcaataaaaatgcatCGAACAATAGCGACATTCATATGGATTCGACTGGACAATTCTATGAGAGCTTCGTACGCAATGTATCGGTCACcaccaataaatatgtattccaGAACCTCAAACATTTCTCCTTCTATACGATCGGTGTCGAGGCATGTCGAGAACCCGAAGATGGCGCCACAGAAAAAGAGTGTAGTGATATACGCATGAGGTTTGTGCGTACTAAAAAAATGG AGGGCGTGGATAAAGTAGATAATTTGCGTGTTGCCTTggtacaaacaaacacaacgcGAAGTGAGGTTCGCATAAATTGGGACCCACCTGCGAATCCTAATGGTGATGTGGTCTCATACACGATTTCCTATAAGAAATCCGAGCAGGATGCTGTGGAAGAGAAGCGTTGTATCACTGAAGTAAATTATCGCAATTTGACAAATGGCTACAGGATGCAGTTGCCGACCGGCAATTACAGTATTAGAGTGCGCGCAAATTCATTGGCTGGCGATGGTGTTTATTCAGAATTTGTCTATATTGACATTCCG CCTGAGAAATGGTCTGGAGCCTTGATTGCCGGCATTTGTGTTGCAGTGTTTGGTATTATCTTGTTGATGGGTGGTGTATATTGGTACGTTCGACGAAAATACGCGCCTCCAAACGATATCAAAATCATTCCCACCGTCAACCCCTACTACATTAGTCTGCAATATGTACAAGACGGCTGGGAAGTAGAACGAGATCGGGTTATACAATTAAGTCCACTAGGTCAAGGCTCCTTCGGTATGGTATATGAGGGTATACTTAAAGGTTTAAGCGGCACTGAGGATACTCCTTGTGCCATTAAGACAGTCAATGAAAATGCCACTGACCGTGAACGAATTAATTTCTTAAGCGAAGCCAGTGTTATGAAGCAATTCGATACATATCACGTGGTGCGGCTACTCGGCGTTTGCTCAGTCGGCCAACCAGCATTAGTCGTAATGGAGTTGATGAAGTTCGGTGATTTAAAATCATACTTACGTGCACACCGTCCCGATAGCGTGCAAGGTGATGAAATGCCATTCAGATACCGCGAAACGGGTGTACAGCCCCCACCTTTAAGTCGTGTCTTCCAG ATGGCTATAGAAATTGCCGATGGTATGGCTTACCTATCAGCCAAAAAGTTTGTGCATCGCGATTTAGCAGCTCGTAACTGTATGGTTGGTTCCGATTTAACAGTAAAAATTGGTGATTTCGGCATGACCCGTGATGTCTATGAAACTGATTACTATCGTAAGGGAGACAAGG GTTTGTTACCAGTCCGTTGGATGCCTCCAGAAAGTTTACGTGATGGAATCTATTCCACTGCCAGTGATGTGTTCAGTTATGGTGTAGTGCTTTGGGAAATTGTCACACTCGCTTCACAGCCATATCCC GGTTATTCTAATGATCAAGTATTGCGCTTCGTAATCGAAGGTGGTGTTATGGAACGCCCTGATAACTGTCCggacaaaatttatgaaattatgcaGCAATCTTGGGAACATCGCCCCTCAAAACGGCCAtcgtttttcaaaattatacgcATTCTCTTGGATCATGTGCATACAGATTCCGAAGGATATCTTTCGCGTTTTCGTGAAGTGTCTTACTACTTCTCGAATGAGGGTACGCAAGAACGTGAAAAAGAGCGAGCCG AGAGCATGCATCCCTCGGGTGATATATTCAGTGAGGAGAACGAAATGGATGATGCTACCACTCCCTTGCGGACTGACGAATTCAATGAATACAAACTCAATTTGGCTAACACTTCCTCAGTAGAACATGAAGGCGAAAGTCCAATGGCCATAGATGATGACCATCCACACTCTCCATATAGGTGA